Below is a window of Lebetimonas sp. JH292 DNA.
TGTTTTTAAAAGGTTATAAAAAAGAAAATAATGTAATTGACGGACTAAGAGAAATAATAAAAAAAATTTATGAAATTAATCCTTACAAATCAAAAGGATACGAATTTTTAATAGGCAAAATCCCAAGCAACAAAACCAAAGGCGTCAGCCCGTATAAAAGATGGAATATGTTTTTAAGATGGATGGTAAGAGACACTGAGCCTGATTTAGGATTATGGAAAAATGTTAAAAAAAGCGATTTAATTATTCCGCTCGATACGCATACCCATAAAGTTTCTTTAAAATACGGTTTATTAAAAAGAAAAACATATGATCTGGCAGCTGCTATAGAATTAAGTGAAAATTTAAAAAAATTTGATCCAACCGACCCTCTTAAATACGATTTTGCACTTTACCGAATAGGACAATTTAAAATAAATTTGTAAAAAAATTTAAAATTTATTTTAATTAAGCATTAAATTTGATACAATTACATAAAAAAGGACTTTATATGGAAGATAGAATTTGGCTGATTTTTGGATTTTTAGGCCATTCTCAGGAAGTTCAGCTAACAGTTCATGTTTTATTGGCGGCTTTTTTATCCGTTTTTGTTGCAAAACTTGCCACAAGAAATCTTCAAATTGTTCCAAACGGATGCCAAAATGTTATGGAAGCTGTAATTAACGGAATGCTATATGTAGGAGAAGATATTACAAACAAAAAAGTTGCAAGAAAATATCTTCCTCTTGCAGGAAGCCTTGCTATTTTTATTTTTATGGGTAACTTAATGGAAATAATCCCCGGATTCGAACCTCCTACCGGAAATGTTAATTTAACGCTTACCTTGGCATTAATCGTATTTTTTTATTATCATTTTGAAGGAATAAAATCTCAGGGAGTGGGACATTATATTGCCCATTTTGCAGGACCTGTAAAATGGCTCTCTCCCCTTATGTTCCCCGTTGAGGTAGTTTCTCATTTTTCAAGAATTATTTCCCTTGCATTCAGGCTTTTTGGTAACATTAAAGGTGACGATTTGTTTTTACTTGTTTTATTGATGTTGGCACCCTGGGTATTTCCTCTCGCAGGATTTGCCTTAATGAGCTTTTCTGCATTCTTACAGGCATTTATTTTTATGGTATTGACTTACGTATATATTTACGGAGCAGTAACAGGTCAGGAAGAAACACTCGAATAGGTAAAACCTATTCTTCTTCAATTTTATGCTAACTTATTTTATAACTGATCCCAAATATCCCCTTACAAATATATTTAACTCAATAAAAAAATATAAACCAAATTTTGTGTGTTACAGAAATAAAAAATATTTTGATGAAAATGAAATAATTGAATTTGTCAGTTTTGCCAAAAAATATTCAACTGTTTTTATAAATTATGATGATTTAAAAAATGATAAATTACTTCAATATTTTGACGGTATTCACTTTCCGACTTCTAAGATAAATTTAGCCCTAAATTATCCAGATAAATTAAAAATAGCTTCAGCCCATTCAATAGAAGAAGTAAAAAAAGCCAAAAATCTAGGATTTGATTATATTACTTTCTCTCCTGTATTTTATTCAAAAGGACGCAAAGGTGTAGGAATTGAAAAATTAAATGAAATTTGTGAAATTTTTCCAAACACCATAGCACTCGGCGGAATTATCAGCGAAAAAGAAGTAAAAGAAATTGAAAAATCAAAAGCCATTGGATTTGGTGGCATCAGATATTTTTTTCATTAAAAAATAAAATTCAATTTTTTCCTACTCACTACTCACCATTCACAATTCACTTTTACATCAACTACATTATCTTATGCAGTTTGTTTCCATTTTCCATCCAAATTCTGAGCTCGTCCCATTCACTGTTTTCTATTAAATTTTTTGCCAGTTTCAGCTCTTTTTTAAATGCTTCTATAGCCTTTAAAAGATTGCTTTTATTTTCTCTGAAAATGTCTTCCCACATTTTGGCATTGCTTTTTGCAAGCCTGCTCATATCTTTAAATCCACCTGCGGCAAGAGTAACAATATTTTCTCCCTCTTCCTGGTTTAAAACCGCATTTGCCAAAGAAAAACTTATGATATGCGGCATATGGGAAATAAAAGCCGCATGTCTGTCATGGGAAGAGGCTTTCATAAACTTTATTTTCATTTTTAAGTATTGGAACAAATCAATTGCCACTTCTTTTTGTTTTTTACCGCTATCTTCTATATCACAAACAACCATTATTTTATTTTCATACAAATCTTCTATTGCAGCGTTCGGGCCGGAATACTCCGTTCCGGCCATAGGATGGGAAGCAACCAGATTTTTTCTTATATTTTTTGGACACTCTTTTATGATTGTCTCTTTGGTAGAACCAAAATCTATAATACTCACATCATTTTTAAGCGGCATTTTCGAAAGTTCTTTTAATGCCGAAATAATCCCTCTTATCGGTACAGACAAAATAATAACGTCAGCTTTTATTAAATCAGAAAATTCAACTATTTCATCCACAAGGCCCAATGTTAAAGCCTCTTTTTGATGAAGGGGATTATGATCAACTCCTATAATTTTTTTGAAATAATTTTTTGAAGAAAGTGCGAAGCTCCCTCCCATTAGTCCCAAACCTACTACAGCGCAAACCATATAACCTCTTTTTGAAAAAATTATATCACATATTTGGTATAATTTCTCTTAATTTGAAAAAAGGATTATAATGAAGAAAATTATTTTTGCATCTTTACCTTTTATTTTATTTGCAAATATTAAAACAATAACTTATCAGGGTTTGATACATATATCCCCCGTTACGGCAAATACAATAATTTCTGTGCATCCTGGAGATGAATACAATATAAAAAAAATAGATGAAAGTATTAAAAAACTGTATGAGACAGGTTATTTTAAAAAAATAAAAGTTGATTACACCAACGATAAACTTACATTTATATGTCAGGAAAAACCAATTATTTCAAGACTGGAATTTGAAAACCTCTCAGAAGAACTTAAAAAACTTTTAAAAGAACAAAACATTCTTCCCAAAAAAGGAGAAATTTACAAAAAAGAAGTTTATGAAAAATTAACAGAATTTATCGAACAATATTATCTGGCAAAAAAATATTTTAACACATATATCAATATAGAAAAAACCTATATCAGCCCCACAAAACTTTATATAAAAGTAATAATTGTAAAAGGTAAAAAAATAGATATAAAAGAGGTTAATTTCTACGGTGCAAAACAGATAGATAAAAGCGATTTAATTGATTTAACAGAAAATCAGCCAAAGACCTTCTGGTCATTTTTACCAATCTTTAATTCAGGCGAGCTTAATGTATTCAAACTGCCTGAAGACAAGAACAATATACAAAATTATTATTTCAATTTAGGCTATATGGACTCAAAAGTGTCCATGCCTCTGGCCAAGGCAAATATTGATGATTACAAAGCCGTAATTGATTATAAAATACACGAGGGGAAAAGATATAAGGTAAAAAAAATAAATATAGACTATCCTAAAAATATTAAAGTAAAAATACCTGAGCTTGAATTAAAGTCCGACAAATATTTTAATGTATCGGCTCTTAGGGAAGATTTAAAGAATATAACACATGCTTTTCAAAATATAGGTTACGCTTATGTAAAAGTATTTCCTGAAATTAAAAAAAAAGGTGAATTTGCTTTTATTACCTATAAAGTGATACCGGGTGAAATTGTATATATTAGAAATGTGACAATTTCCGGAAACACAAAAACACTTGACAGGGTAATCAGAAGAAATATTTTTATAGCACCAGGAGAGAAATATTCTTACCAAAATATTACAGATTCAAAATACGCCCTTCAAAGAACAGGTTATTTAGAAGATGTAAATATAGAAGAAAATAAAGTATCCGATAACCAAATAGATTTAAACGTAAAAGTAAAAGAAGGCCTTAGCGGTTCATTAAAAGCCGGTATCAGCTACGGAAGTTATTCCAAATTCGGTGTTTCTTTTTCTATTACGGAAAAAGATATTTTTGGAAGCGGACAAAAACTCTCAGCCAGCGCCGATTTATCAGCAACCA
It encodes the following:
- a CDS encoding TIGR02757 family protein yields the protein MEKLKKKLDSLIDNNIYEINEKKLDPIMIAQKHNDEYIALTAALFSYGNVKAILKFLNSIDFNFLETKKIPTNLYYRFQTKEDIYQFFKALISMKKEYSLNDLFLKGYKKENNVIDGLREIIKKIYEINPYKSKGYEFLIGKIPSNKTKGVSPYKRWNMFLRWMVRDTEPDLGLWKNVKKSDLIIPLDTHTHKVSLKYGLLKRKTYDLAAAIELSENLKKFDPTDPLKYDFALYRIGQFKINL
- a CDS encoding F0F1 ATP synthase subunit A, with product MEDRIWLIFGFLGHSQEVQLTVHVLLAAFLSVFVAKLATRNLQIVPNGCQNVMEAVINGMLYVGEDITNKKVARKYLPLAGSLAIFIFMGNLMEIIPGFEPPTGNVNLTLTLALIVFFYYHFEGIKSQGVGHYIAHFAGPVKWLSPLMFPVEVVSHFSRIISLAFRLFGNIKGDDLFLLVLLMLAPWVFPLAGFALMSFSAFLQAFIFMVLTYVYIYGAVTGQEETLE
- a CDS encoding thiamine phosphate synthase; the protein is MLTYFITDPKYPLTNIFNSIKKYKPNFVCYRNKKYFDENEIIEFVSFAKKYSTVFINYDDLKNDKLLQYFDGIHFPTSKINLALNYPDKLKIASAHSIEEVKKAKNLGFDYITFSPVFYSKGRKGVGIEKLNEICEIFPNTIALGGIISEKEVKEIEKSKAIGFGGIRYFFH
- a CDS encoding prephenate dehydrogenase, whose amino-acid sequence is MVCAVVGLGLMGGSFALSSKNYFKKIIGVDHNPLHQKEALTLGLVDEIVEFSDLIKADVIILSVPIRGIISALKELSKMPLKNDVSIIDFGSTKETIIKECPKNIRKNLVASHPMAGTEYSGPNAAIEDLYENKIMVVCDIEDSGKKQKEVAIDLFQYLKMKIKFMKASSHDRHAAFISHMPHIISFSLANAVLNQEEGENIVTLAAGGFKDMSRLAKSNAKMWEDIFRENKSNLLKAIEAFKKELKLAKNLIENSEWDELRIWMENGNKLHKIM
- the bamA gene encoding outer membrane protein assembly factor BamA, which gives rise to MKKIIFASLPFILFANIKTITYQGLIHISPVTANTIISVHPGDEYNIKKIDESIKKLYETGYFKKIKVDYTNDKLTFICQEKPIISRLEFENLSEELKKLLKEQNILPKKGEIYKKEVYEKLTEFIEQYYLAKKYFNTYINIEKTYISPTKLYIKVIIVKGKKIDIKEVNFYGAKQIDKSDLIDLTENQPKTFWSFLPIFNSGELNVFKLPEDKNNIQNYYFNLGYMDSKVSMPLAKANIDDYKAVIDYKIHEGKRYKVKKINIDYPKNIKVKIPELELKSDKYFNVSALREDLKNITHAFQNIGYAYVKVFPEIKKKGEFAFITYKVIPGEIVYIRNVTISGNTKTLDRVIRRNIFIAPGEKYSYQNITDSKYALQRTGYLEDVNIEENKVSDNQIDLNVKVKEGLSGSLKAGISYGSYSKFGVSFSITEKDIFGSGQKLSASADLSATSKTYAFSLYNPRIFDSKYSMNTSIFNSEFEGISYTSKKKGFTLGIGKMLSRNLSSNITYGFTKTKLTNYDQNLTYLKPTSTKSYITGSIGYNSTDNYYFPTLGMNAGASVEYAGIGGDEKFIKTIGSFKYFYPLKNSTYETYAVLKYRIKAGVIKNNGYLPIDEKFYLGGIGSVRGFGSYSISPKDSYGNYIGGKYEFITGPEISTPINRKIKLWASAFVDYGAVGENSLNISRASAGVAIDWITPVGPLTLVFAKPIKKEEGDDTRIFDFSIGASF